A section of the Halichoerus grypus chromosome 11, mHalGry1.hap1.1, whole genome shotgun sequence genome encodes:
- the THRSP gene encoding thyroid hormone-inducible hepatic protein, whose product MQVQTKHYPKNCLLTVMDRYSAVVRNMEQVVMIPSFLRDMQLNGQGQQAQDGALDLYNCFTMLKAIRVDVDHGLLPREDWWYKVAGARAHEAEHQAAETEEDKEERVSGQLDLEAQFHLHFSSLHHILTHLTLKAEEVTRKYQEILGQAM is encoded by the coding sequence ATGCAGGTGCAAACCAAGCACTACCCCAAGAACTGCCTGCTGACCGTCATGGACCGCTACTCGGCCGTGGTGCGCAACATGGAGCAGGTGGTGATGATCCCCAGCTTCCTGCGGGACATGCAGCTGAATGGGCAGGGGCAGCAGGCTCAGGATGGGGCCCTTGATCTCTATAACTGCTTCACCATGCTCAAGGCCATCCGCGTGGATGTGGACCATGGGCTGCTGCCCCGAGAGGACTGGTGGTACAAGGTGGCAGGTGCCAGAGCTCACGAGGCCGAGCACCaagctgcagagacagaggagGACAAGGAGGAGAGGGTGTCGGGGCAGCTGGACCTGGAAGCTCAGTTCCATCTGCACTTTTCCAGCCTTCATCACATTCTCACCCACCTTACCCTGAAAGCTGAGGAGGTGACAAGGAAATACCAGGAGATATTGGGACAGGCCATGTAG